GCACTTCCGCGGCATCCAAGGGCGCGTACGCAACGCGGAGGGGTTCGTGCCGCTCAGACTGTTCATCAATGTGTAGTCTGCGCATCGGGAGCATGCGATGATTCCCCACTCCAAACCCTGCATTGAACCGGTTGACGAACAGGCCGTGCTCGACGTGCTGCGCTCCGGCCAGATTGCGCAGGGTCCCGCAGTCGCGCGCTTCGAACAGGCGATGGCGGAATATCTCGGCCTCCAGGGAGGCGTGGCGGTCAATTCCGGCACGATGGCGCTCGAGCTGGCGCTGCGCGCGCTTCATATCGGCGAGCATGACGAAGTGATCCTGCCCAGCTATGTCTGCTCGGCGCCCTGGCAGGCCATCACGCGCGTCGGGGCCAGGCCCGTCTTGGCCGACATCGATCCCGAGACCTTGAATATCGATCCGGCCTCCGCGCGGCGGGCGCTCACGACGAAGACGAGAGCCATCCTCGTGCCGCATCTGTTCGGCCTGCCGGCCGATCTCGAAGCCCTGCAACAGTTGGACGTACCGCTGATCGAAGACTGTGCCCACACGCTCGGAGCAACGGTGGCAGGCCGACCGGTCGGGTCCGTCGGGACGCTGACGGTTTGCTCATTCTACGCCACCAAGCTCCTGTGCGCCGGTGAGGGGGGCATGATCCTGTCCAATGACAGCGCCCTGCTCGATCGTGTCCGCCAGTTCCGCGAATACGACGAGCGTCCTGTGCTGACGTTGGGGTCGTCCAACCTCAAGATGTCGGATCTCCATGCGGCGCTGGGCCGGGCGCAACTGGCTCGTCTCCCCGCATTCATCGCCAGGCGACGCCGGATTGCGGAGGTCTATCGGCAGACCTTGGCAGAGACTCGGGCCGGTAAGGGGCTGATCGGCCCGTCGGTGCCGTCCGCCCGCACGCACGTCTACTTTCGGTACGTCGTGCGTCTAAAGGCCGAAGGCCCGTGGGGAAGTTCGGCCGCGACGGTTGATCCGACAGACTCGCTGCTGGCTCGCTTTCATGCCGCGGGGCTTCAGGCACGTCGCCCCGTGTTTCGCCCCCTGCACCAATACCTGGGCCACAAGGGCTTTCCCGCCAGCGAGGAAGCCTCCCGCACCGCGCTGTCGCTTCCCATTTATCCGTCGATGACCGAGGAAGACCTGCAATGTTGTCTTGCAACAATCCAGGAGGCTTGTGGTGAGGTCGCTCGAACTTGATCCGGCCCTCGCTCCTCCCGCCAGGATATTCCAGTGGACCGGCGCCGCGGGCCTCTCCGGATTGGCGCTCACCGCTCTCTTGCTGACGCCCACCGTCCAAGGGTGGTTCATCGAGCAGGGGGAACGGTGGCTCCACATTCTGCTGCTCTCCTTTTGGACCAGCATCGCCCTGACTCCCATCGCGGCCTGGGCCGGGCATCGGTGGGGACTGGTGGACGTGCCAGCCGCCCGCAAGATTCACCGCCATGCCACGCCGCGGACAGGGGGCGTGGCCGTGTATTTGGCTCTGGTGCTCGCTCTGCTGATGAACTCGATCCTGGCCGGATGGATGGCGGCGCTCCTGATCGCCGGCTCGTTGTTGTTCGTGGTCGGCCTGTTTGACGACGCCCGCGAAGTACCGGCCAGGTTCAAGTTGTTCTCCCACATTCTGGCAGCCGGGCTCGTGACTGCCTCCGGCAAGGTGCTGACCCTGTTTCCGGCCTCGCCGATGGGAGATGCCGCCAACCTGGCGCTCACCTTGTTGTGGATCGTCGGCATCACGAGCGCGTTCAACTTTTTCGACGGCATGGACGGCTTGGCCGCCGGCCTCGCGGTGCTGATCGCCGGCTTCATGGGCTTTGTGGCTTTCGATACCGATCAGGCCGGATTGGGCTGGCTCGCCGTGGGCATCGTCGGCGCCTGCCTCGGGTTTCTTCCGTACAATTTCCGTCCTGGCCGCCAGGCCGTCATCTTTCTCGGCGACTGCGGCTCGACCTTCCTGGGCTTCACCCTGGCCTGCCTGGCGGTCACGGGCCACTGGGCGGACCAAAATCCCATCGTGTCCTTCAGCAACCCGTTGCTGATCTTCGGCGTGCTGATCTATGACATGGTCCACATCACGATCGCGCGCATCGCCACGGGGAAGGTGACATCGCTACGCTCGTGGCTGGAATACGTCGGGAAGGATCACCTCCATCACCGCCTCGAGCGGGTTCTGGGCAGCCGTGTCGCCAGCGTGCTCTTCATCTACAGCCTCACCATCTCCTTGGGCATCGCCGCCATCGTGCTCCGGAAGGCCGACACCACCGAAGCGCTGCTGTTACTGGCCCAAGCGACCATGATCATCCTCATGGTCACCGTGCTGGAGCAGCGGGGTAATCGTTAGCCCGAAGACGACAAGCGTCAATCGTCACTCGTCAATGGTCATTCGTGAACATCAAGGACACAGGTCCGAAACGGTTGACGGTTGACGATTGACGGTTGACCTTTGACGCATGACGTTCCATCCCGCGTCCTGTTACAATCGCCTCCATGGTTCAGACCGTTGAATGGAAAGACGGCGCCGTCCGCCTGCTGGATCAAACCAAGCTCCCGCTCCATGTCGAATTTCTGGATTGCCGCGATTATTTTGCAGTCGCGCAGGCGATACGAGAACTCCGTGTGCGCGGCGCTCCCGCCATCGGCATCACGGCCGCGATGGGAGTGGCTCTGGGGGCCCAGGCCCTTGTTGCTACCGACTTTGACCGCTTCAAAGCGGAGCTCTGGACCATTTGCGACCATCTGGCTGCAACGAGACCGACCGCCGTAAACCTCTTCTGGGCCATCGAGCGGATGA
The DNA window shown above is from Nitrospira tepida and carries:
- a CDS encoding DegT/DnrJ/EryC1/StrS family aminotransferase; the encoded protein is MIPHSKPCIEPVDEQAVLDVLRSGQIAQGPAVARFEQAMAEYLGLQGGVAVNSGTMALELALRALHIGEHDEVILPSYVCSAPWQAITRVGARPVLADIDPETLNIDPASARRALTTKTRAILVPHLFGLPADLEALQQLDVPLIEDCAHTLGATVAGRPVGSVGTLTVCSFYATKLLCAGEGGMILSNDSALLDRVRQFREYDERPVLTLGSSNLKMSDLHAALGRAQLARLPAFIARRRRIAEVYRQTLAETRAGKGLIGPSVPSARTHVYFRYVVRLKAEGPWGSSAATVDPTDSLLARFHAAGLQARRPVFRPLHQYLGHKGFPASEEASRTALSLPIYPSMTEEDLQCCLATIQEACGEVART
- a CDS encoding glycosyltransferase family 4 protein, translating into MRSLELDPALAPPARIFQWTGAAGLSGLALTALLLTPTVQGWFIEQGERWLHILLLSFWTSIALTPIAAWAGHRWGLVDVPAARKIHRHATPRTGGVAVYLALVLALLMNSILAGWMAALLIAGSLLFVVGLFDDAREVPARFKLFSHILAAGLVTASGKVLTLFPASPMGDAANLALTLLWIVGITSAFNFFDGMDGLAAGLAVLIAGFMGFVAFDTDQAGLGWLAVGIVGACLGFLPYNFRPGRQAVIFLGDCGSTFLGFTLACLAVTGHWADQNPIVSFSNPLLIFGVLIYDMVHITIARIATGKVTSLRSWLEYVGKDHLHHRLERVLGSRVASVLFIYSLTISLGIAAIVLRKADTTEALLLLAQATMIILMVTVLEQRGNR